A stretch of DNA from Amylolactobacillus amylophilus DSM 20533 = JCM 1125:
TTTGCAATAATTTCTTTAATCTCTGTCATTTGAAAATAACTCCTCGATTTGCTGCATTTCTTGTTGTACCTCTGTTAATTTTGCTAAATTACTGGGCGATTCCTTGGCCATTCCTAGGTTGGCCGCCAAAACCTTCAGATAGGCTGCCCGACTACGCCATTTATCCCTGAATGTTGGGCTCATTTCAGTCATTAATACAGGGCCAAAGAGCAATTGGTTGGGCGACAATTGCCTGATCTTCTTCGCAACTTGTGCCTTAATAATCTCGTATGTGTGGCGTTCGTCCGCAACGATAGTTTCAGCAATAATATGATAGCGGTGCTCCATCAACCACTGTCGAACCAGTGGTTCATTGATATTTGGTTCCAGAATCAACGTTTCAAATCTCTGACCAGATGCCAGTGCATCAGTCAGAATTTGCGTGATGAGCTTACCGCCCATGCCGGCGATGATGACGGTGTTGATTTCGTCATCAGGTTCAATTGTCGAAAGTCCGGGCCCCATTCGAACTAAAATTCGGCCCTCTAGGCCCGCACTCTCAATATTATTCCTTGCGTTCTCTAAAGGTCCTGCACCAATATCGCTGGCAATCGCAAAGTCAATCTGTTGCTCCTCTACTAGTGCGATTGGTACATACGCATGATCGGTGCCAACATCGGCAACCCTTTGTCCCTGATCGACCATGTCTGATACTGCTTGTAGGCGGGGAGTTAAAGGCATATTTGCGCTTCTTTCTGCTTTATTTTGCGTTCCCACATGACTATCATTTTAGCATAAAAAGGAACAAAAAAAGCCCCATTCCGGGGCAAATTTATTCGTTAGTCTAGAAAATCCTTAAGTTGATTTGAACGACTAGGGTGCCGTAACTTACGCAGCGCCTTGGCCTCGATTTGACGAATACGTTCACGCGTAACGCCAAAGACCTTACCAACCTCTTCTAGAGTTCTCGTCCGTCCATCGTCCAAGCCAAAACGTAACCGCAACACGTTTTCTTCGCGGTCCGTTAACGTATCTAAGACATCCTCAAGTTGTTCTTTCAACAACTCATACGAAGCGTGATCCTCAGGGCTCGTCGCATCTTGATCCTCGATGAAGTCACCCAAATGTGAATCATCCTCTTCACCAATTGGCGTCTCTAAGGAGACTGGCTCCTGTGCAATCTTCAGAATTTCACGAACCTTCTCGGTCGTCATGTCCATCTCGGCACCGATTTCCTCCGGTGTAGGTTCACGCCCAAGGTCTTGGAGCAGCTGACGTTGAATTCTAATCAATTTGTTGATTGTCTCAACCATATGAACCGGAATTCGAATCGTCCTTGCTTGGTCGGCAATGGCACGGGTAATCGCCTGTCTAATCCACCAAGTAGCGTAAGTGGAGAACTTAAATCCGAGACGATAATCGAATTTATCGACTGCCTTCATTAAACCCATATTTCCCTCTTGAATTAAGTCGAGGAATTGCATACCACGCCCTACATAACGTTTCGCAATCGACACCACCAGACGGAGATTGGCTTCTGCAAGCTCTTGTTTCGCGCTGGCGTCACCCTGTTCGATTCTATGGGCAATCTCTACCTCTTGCTCGGCCTTTAAGAGCGGTACTCTACCAATTTCTTTCAGGTACATTCTGACAGGATCATTCATTCGAATGTTTGAAGGAGCGCTCACGTTCTTTAGCTCTGATTTTTCGACATTTTTTTGTTTCTTCAGTGCTAGTGGGCTTGGCTCACCCTTCTCATCAACGATACTGATACCATTATCTTCAAACTCTTGGACCAGTTGATCAATTGCCTGATCCTCGAGATAGAATGGCTTGACTAACTGCTCAATAAAATTGGTCTCAGTGATTTCCTTTTCTTTCTTGGCTTCTTTAACAACCACCTTCACAGCTTGGTCTAAAGTTTGACCGTCGACTTGTAGTTCTCCCTCGTCGTTGGTTTTTACTTGATCCTTAGTTGTCTTTGCCTTTGCGGTCTTCGTAGTTTTCGTTACTTTAGCGGTTTTCTTCGTGCTCTCTTTTTTTTCAGCCATTAAGAATACTCCTATAATCTCATCATTCTCTGCAGAGTTATAATTTTCTGAGTCAAAGCGACTTCCGCATCTTCATCGTGTTTACGTTTGGCCTCATTTAGTTCGTCTGTTAATGACGCAATTTGCCGCCGAACACGTTCTTTTGCGAAAGCTGCTAAATAATCATCAACCTCATCCATGCTGTAATCTTCCGGCATTTCAGACATCTCAACATTGACAATTATACTCTTTAACTCCTCAGGGACATAATCTAAAAAACTATCAACCTTTATATTATCATGCGTATCTCTAAAATTTTCCCATAAATTAGCAATTTTTGCAAAGTTTTGGTCTTGGAACTCAAAATTTTGTTCATGGAGATACTCCATTACCTCGTCATAATGGAGCTGCAAATACAACAACCTTCGTTCTGCCCGACTGATTGCGGTATCGACACCTGTTGCTTGGTTTTGCATGGGCTCAGGGCCATAACTACTTTGGCCTTGCTGATTTTGGGCCTGAGTATTTTGACTACGCCGTTGTACTTGCCGGTTTAGCCGGCGAACACGCACCAACTGGCCTTTTAAGGCATCGGTCGAAACAGATAGTTGATCCGCTAGTTGATTAAGATAAATCTCGGCAGCCACTGGCGAATTCACGGTTGCAATCAGCTTGACCGCCTCTTCGCCATACTCAACTTTCTCCCGGTCATTTGCCAGATTATATTTCTGTTGCAAAACCTTCAACCGAAACTCTGTTGGTGTCACCGCGCCCTGTAATTCGTGGCGAAACTTCTCTGCACCATATTTCTTGATAAACTCGTCAGGATCGAGCTGCTCTGGTAAAGTGACCACACCAACTTCCAGGTCAAAATTTTTCTCATTGAACAGTACTAGGGCGCGCTCTGTAGCCTTTTGCCCGGGTTGATCACCATCGTACGCAAGAATAAGCTTGTTTGTGACCCGCCTGATTGCGTAAATTTGTTCATCGGTCAAACTCGTACCCATCGAGGCAATGCCGTTTTTCACGCCTGCCTGCGTGGCACTAATCACATCCATATAACCTTCAAACAGGATGAGATGTTGGTCATTCTTCAAGGTGGTTTTGGCCTGATCGAAGTTGAACAGTAATTTACTCTTGGTAAAAATTTTGGTTTCCGGACTATTGAGATACTTTGGTTGGTTTGAATCTTGATTGAGCTTTCGTCCGGAGAATGCAATAATTTGTCCCGACTGGTCTTTTAAGGGAAACATTACGCGATCGCGAAAACGGTCGAAGAGTTCTCCATTGTCATTTTCAACAAACAGTCCAGATGCGCGTAATTCGTCCGCCGTAAAATCCTGTTGTTGTAGATACTCCAGTAGAATGTTATGGACATCCGGTGCATAGCCCAGTCCAAAGCTTTCAATCGCTGCAGCCGTAATCTGGCGACCCTTAAGGTAATCGAGTGCTTTAATACCGGTCTTTGTGGCATTTAAAATGTGTGCGTAAAATACTTCTGCCTCTTGATACATCTTCTTGAGCTTGTAAGAAACTGAACTCTTTTCCTGCACGCTGCGCTGGTTATCCGGCAGCTCAATGTTCGCATCTTGAGCAATCTTTCTAACGGCCTCTTGAAAGTTCATATCTTCAATATCCATGATGAACTTGAACAGGTTCCCGGCACGACCACAACTAAAACAATGATACAGTTGCTTATCTTCACTTACGGAAAAAGAAGGGGTTTTCTCTTCATGAAACGGACACAAACCCATGTAGTTTTTGCCTTTACGGCTTAGCTCCACATACTGACCAATTACATCAACAATATTTACTTGTTGGCGCACGTTTTCTATCACGCTATCGTCAAAGTATCCTGCCATTTTGAGTAACCCCCTTACTTTTTATTTTATCCTATGGTAATTACTTAATTACCAATTGACTTAAATCACCTAATTGATGTGAAAGGCGATTCAAAATACTTAGTTGAGTTAACCTATTCATTCGAACCGCATCATCGTCAGCCATGATCATATTATCGTTGAAGTAACTCTCAATGATTGGCCTTACGTCGACGAATTCTTCATAGAGTTGTTCAAAGTCTGTTTGCTCCATCAATACGGCCGTGGCGTTTGCCAATTCTACTTCCGAATCATTCTCAAACAAGGTGTCATCGACAACTTTATTACCAGCCGGTTTGACCTTCTTCAAAATGTTATTGATTCTAGTGAGGGCCTCAACTACCGGCTTAAATTGTTGATCGTCATGATGCTGTTCAAGCACTTGAGCAGCCTGGTTAATCTTCAATGGATCCTGTTGAATTGAAGCTAATACAGCATCTATCACATCATACCTGTAGTCCGCTACTTGTAGATATTGTTTGACACGATCACGGATGAAGCTGGCTATTTGGGCAGTCTCCGCGCCGCTCTTTGGCAGTGGCGCTGGTGTGAGACCATCTAACCCTGCAATTAATTCAGGTAATGCAGTCTGGAAGTCAAGTGCCCATTTTTGCTTCAACAGAATTCTTACGATACCGTATGCATAGCGACGCAAAGCGTAGGGATCGTTTGAACTGGTTGGAATCATGCCTGCGCTAAAGAACGTAATTATCGTGTCTAGCTTGTCACT
This window harbors:
- a CDS encoding tRNA (adenine(22)-N(1))-methyltransferase → MPLTPRLQAVSDMVDQGQRVADVGTDHAYVPIALVEEQQIDFAIASDIGAGPLENARNNIESAGLEGRILVRMGPGLSTIEPDDEINTVIIAGMGGKLITQILTDALASGQRFETLILEPNINEPLVRQWLMEHRYHIIAETIVADERHTYEIIKAQVAKKIRQLSPNQLLFGPVLMTEMSPTFRDKWRSRAAYLKVLAANLGMAKESPSNLAKLTEVQQEMQQIEELFSNDRD
- the rpoD gene encoding RNA polymerase sigma factor RpoD, with the protein product MAEKKESTKKTAKVTKTTKTAKAKTTKDQVKTNDEGELQVDGQTLDQAVKVVVKEAKKEKEITETNFIEQLVKPFYLEDQAIDQLVQEFEDNGISIVDEKGEPSPLALKKQKNVEKSELKNVSAPSNIRMNDPVRMYLKEIGRVPLLKAEQEVEIAHRIEQGDASAKQELAEANLRLVVSIAKRYVGRGMQFLDLIQEGNMGLMKAVDKFDYRLGFKFSTYATWWIRQAITRAIADQARTIRIPVHMVETINKLIRIQRQLLQDLGREPTPEEIGAEMDMTTEKVREILKIAQEPVSLETPIGEEDDSHLGDFIEDQDATSPEDHASYELLKEQLEDVLDTLTDREENVLRLRFGLDDGRTRTLEEVGKVFGVTRERIRQIEAKALRKLRHPSRSNQLKDFLD
- the dnaG gene encoding DNA primase — protein: MAGYFDDSVIENVRQQVNIVDVIGQYVELSRKGKNYMGLCPFHEEKTPSFSVSEDKQLYHCFSCGRAGNLFKFIMDIEDMNFQEAVRKIAQDANIELPDNQRSVQEKSSVSYKLKKMYQEAEVFYAHILNATKTGIKALDYLKGRQITAAAIESFGLGYAPDVHNILLEYLQQQDFTADELRASGLFVENDNGELFDRFRDRVMFPLKDQSGQIIAFSGRKLNQDSNQPKYLNSPETKIFTKSKLLFNFDQAKTTLKNDQHLILFEGYMDVISATQAGVKNGIASMGTSLTDEQIYAIRRVTNKLILAYDGDQPGQKATERALVLFNEKNFDLEVGVVTLPEQLDPDEFIKKYGAEKFRHELQGAVTPTEFRLKVLQQKYNLANDREKVEYGEEAVKLIATVNSPVAAEIYLNQLADQLSVSTDALKGQLVRVRRLNRQVQRRSQNTQAQNQQGQSSYGPEPMQNQATGVDTAISRAERRLLYLQLHYDEVMEYLHEQNFEFQDQNFAKIANLWENFRDTHDNIKVDSFLDYVPEELKSIIVNVEMSEMPEDYSMDEVDDYLAAFAKERVRRQIASLTDELNEAKRKHDEDAEVALTQKIITLQRMMRL